From a single Eremothecium sinecaudum strain ATCC 58844 chromosome III, complete sequence genomic region:
- the RDI1 gene encoding Rdi1p (Syntenic homolog of Ashbya gossypii ADR098C; Syntenic homolog of Saccharomyces cerevisiae YDL135C (RDI1)), translated as MTDDTEFEQFEETNPKINYKVKAKKTLEEYKKLDAEDESLAKWKESLGLSDDILPPESSEPDKKVVIKCIQLLIDTEPEPITFDFSSDQAIKELASKRYKIKENSVYMLKIKFRVQHEIITGLRYVQYIKKAGIAVDRIDNHLGSYAPNTKQRPFYEVELPASEAPSGFLGRGNYSAVSKFIDDDQNNHLTLNWAVEITKK; from the coding sequence ATGACAGACGACACGGAGTTCGAACAGTTCGAGGAGACCAACCCAAAGATTAATTACAAGGTTAAGGCTAAGAAAACCTTAGAAGAATACAAGAAATTAGATGCTGAAGACGAATCATTGGCTAAATGGAAAGAGTCACTTGGTTTATCCGACGATATTTTGCCACCAGAGTCCTCAGAACCAGATAAGAAGGTCGTAATTAAATGCATTCAATTGTTAATTGATACTGAACCAGAACCAATAACATTTGATTTTTCCTCCGACCAAGCAATTAAAGAATTGGCATCCAAAAGGTATAAAATTAAGGAGAATTCGGTTTATATGCTAAAAATTAAGTTTAGGGTACAACATGAAATTATTACTGGCTTGAGATATGTGCAATATATCAAAAAAGCAGGTATTGCAGTGGATAGGATTGATAACCACCTAGGCTCTTACGCCCCTAACACTAAACAAAGGCCATTTTACGAGGTGGAGTTACCTGCAAGTGAAGCTCCTTCTGGATTTCTTGGAAGAGGGAACTATAGTGCAGTTTCAAAGTTCATTGACGATGACCAGAACAATCATTTGACATTAAACTGGGCTGTGGAGATCACCAAGAAATGA
- a CDS encoding serine/threonine-protein phosphatase (Syntenic homolog of Ashbya gossypii ADR099C; Syntenic homolog of Saccharomyces cerevisiae YDL134C (PPH21) and YDL188C (PPH22)) produces MDIDNDVPMKDAMEDQLHQAIEEDSGVESVSYYNTVNRNTTSEIAENKSPNPLELTGAKINQLDKWIEHLSKCQVLAEEDVGKLCKMAVDVLQFEENVQPVSVPVTICGDVHGQFHDLIELFKIGGPCPDTNYLFMGDYVDRGYYSVETVSYLVAMKVRYPKRITILRGNHESRQITQVYGFYDECLRKYGSANVWKMFTDLFDYFPITALVDNKIFCLHGGLSPMVETIDQVRELNRIQEVPHEGPMCDLLWSDPDDRGGWGISPRGAGFTFGQDISEQFNHTNDLSLIARAHQLVMDGFAWSHQQSVVTIFSAPNYCYRCGNQAAIMEVDENHNRQFLQYDPSVRSGEPTVSRKTPDYFL; encoded by the coding sequence ATGGATATAGATAACGATGTGCCAATGAAAGACGCGATGGAGGATCAACTACACCAAGCTATTGAGGAGGATTCCGGGGTGGAATCCGTTTCTTACTACAACACTGTTAACAGGAACACTACTTCTGAAATAGCGGAAAACAAATCCCCAAACCCCCTGGAGCTGACGGGTGCGAAGATAAATCAATTAGACAAATGGATAGAGCATCTGTCTAAATGTCAAGTACTAGCAGAGGAGGATGTAGGCAAGTTGTGCAAAATGGCTGTTGATGTGCTACAGTTTGAGGAGAATGTACAGCCGGTAAGTGTACCGGTGACTATTTGCGGTGACGTCCACGGACAATTTCATGACTTAATAGAGCTATTTAAAATTGGTGGTCCGTGCCCCGACACTAATTACTTGTTTATGGGGGACTATGTGGATCGTGGTTATTATAGTGTTGAGACTGTGTCTTATTTGGTAGCGATGAAAGTGAGGTATCCAAAGAGAATTACGATTTTAAGGGGTAATCATGAGTCTCGACAAATTACGCAGGTATATGGTTTCTACGATGAGTGTCTAAGGAAGTACGGGAGCGCGAACGTTTGGAAAATGTTCACGGACTTGTTTGATTACTTTCCAATCACTGCATTAGTCGACAACAAAATTTTCTGTCTCCATGGAGGCCTTTCACCCATGGTCGAAACAATAGATCAGGTTCGCGAGTTAAACAGAATACAGGAGGTTCCACATGAAGGCCCTATGTGTGATTTATTATGGTCTGATCCTGATGATCGGGGTGGTTGGGGTATTAGTCCAAGAGGTGCGGGTTTCACATTTGGCCAAGACATTAGTGAACAATTCAATCACACCAACGACTTGTCGTTGATTGCAAGAGCACATCAGTTAGTTATGGATGGATTTGCATGGTCCCATCAGCAAAGCGTTGTCACAATTTTCAGTGCACCTAACTATTGTTACAGATGTGGTAACCAGGCAGCTATTATGGAAGTTGACGAGAATCACAACAGACAATTTTTGCAGTACGATCCCTCAGTAAGATCTGGTGAACCAACTGTAAGTAGGAAAACGCCTGACTACTTCTTGTAA
- a CDS encoding uncharacterized protein (Syntenic homolog of Ashbya gossypii ADR101W; Syntenic homolog of Saccharomyces cerevisiae YDL186W) gives MPSVKNYLPHTVGFALDNDDVTFPNYVPNNAQSLPRTSNGIRQLVIEKQNQRVFPTYNRLLDRMEDALVRWRPPASSHVGSSLAIHGSHPYQKDFGEHKAMSKEFTESIEQMKQIFLNCWTKDGTQSEVVEENDTASDYSLPLALSGGDSENKPNGSTFETLSPSRKTPVAFPIKPKTTSPRTGPDEDIQTTLNTYKFPVPSYYLPAALQRQRQQQAQDTDRVGNDGQTGWQVWCQFWKEFWIDLNNLLVCSLDDELY, from the coding sequence ATGCCATCAGTCAAGAATTACTTACCGCACACTGTAGGGTTTGCTCTCGATAATGACGATGTTACTTTTCCAAACTACGTGCCTAATAATGCGCAGTCATTACCACGCACATCAAATGGGATCCGGCAACTAGTCATCGAGAAGCAAAATCAAAGGGTATTTCCCACATACAATAGACTACTAGACAGAATGGAGGACGCGCTTGTACGGTGGCGACCTCCTGCTTCGTCTCACGTAGGGTCCTCTCTTGCGATTCACGGTTCGCATCCGTACCAGAAGGATTTTGGCGAGCACAAGGCTATGTCAAAGGAATTTACCGAGTCCATTGAGCAAATGAAACAAATATTTCTGAATTGCTGGACAAAAGATGGCACGCAGTCAGAAGTAGTAGAAGAAAATGACACAGCTAGTGATTATTCTCTTCCGCTAGCACTTTCGGGCGGTGACAGCGAGAATAAACCAAATGGTTCTACATTCGAGACTTTGTCCCCCAGCCGGAAGACTCCGGTTGCATTTCCCATTAAACCTAAAACAACTTCACCCAGGACTGGTCCCGATGAAGATATACAGACGACGTTAAACACATACAAATTCCCTGTGCCATCGTATTATCTCCCGGCAGCCCTACAGCGCCAGCGCCAGCAGCAAGCACAAGACACAGACCGGGTGGGTAATGACGGCCAAACAGGATGGCAGGTTTGGTGCCAATTTTGGAAGGAGTTTTGGATTGATTTAAATAACTTGCTCGTCTGCAGCCTTGACGACGAATTGTATTAA
- the VMA1 gene encoding H(+)-transporting V1 sector ATPase subunit A (Syntenic homolog of Ashbya gossypii ADR102W; Syntenic homolog of Saccharomyces cerevisiae YDL185W (VMA1)), giving the protein MAGALENARKEIKRISLEDHAETEYGQIYSVSGPVVVAENMIGCAMYELVKVGHENLVGEVIRIDGDKATIQVYEETAGVTVGDPVLRTGKPLSVELGPGLMETIYDGIQRPLKAIKDVSQSIYIPRGIDAPALSREIKWHFTPAKLSAGDHITGGDIFGSIMENSLLEDHKILLPPRARGTITWIAPEGDYTVDENILEVEFDGAKSSYSMYHTWPVRVPRPVTEKLTADHPLLTGQRVLDALFPCVQGGTTCIPGAFGCGKTVISQSLSKYSNSDAIIYVGCFAKGTDVLMSDGAVKAIEDINIGDFVMGKDGNPREVTALPRGREMMYRVGDENSEFEFVCNGAHKLVVETPRSVRVTRNGPKHTVNYLGMCYEQTKDGRVIELCKQISKDFETAEEFMSFTAEMPKDKIQWTIEARDVQLIEPAVRELTTQIISPINYEGRKLVEYLSNLKVDSPVELPFIVAYFLGLWFSNSSETLTVGAELFSRISKSAQMLGLAAERKSNQLVDINIKNSILSDVISEFGFENGATKQIPDFLRTELVLVREYFLAGIVDCLGSIEDVAEGYVLKIDIPKTSLGTALIPLLRSLGLNTHLADSTLNVSGKSSLESLLSLSGNTNIARPYNVTRESQNFKFFLEEQGENDYYGITLPEDSDRQFLLSNQVLVHNCGERGNEMAEVLMEFPELFTEVNGRKEPIMKRTTLVANTSNMPVAAREASIYTGITLAEYFRDQGKDVSMIADSSSRWAEALREISGRLGEMPADQGFPAYLGAKLASFYERAGKAIALGSPNRVGSVSIVAAVSPAGGDFSDPVTTSTLGITQVFWGLDKKLAQRKHFPSINTSVSYSKYTNILNKYYDNNYPEFPTLRNRIKEILSNSEELEQVVQLVGKSALSDSDKIVLDVANLIKEDFLQQNGYSTYDAFCPIWKTYDMMKAFVSYYDEAQRSISNGANWAKLSEATTDVKHAVSSSKFLEPSRGENEVHSEFEKIFSTIQERFAESTD; this is encoded by the coding sequence ATGGCAGGGGCTTTGGAAAACGCACGTAAGGAAATCAAAAGAATCTCTTTGGAAGACCATGCAGAGACTGAATATGGGCAAATATACTCTGTTTCAGGTCCAGTGGTGGTTGCTGAGAATATGATCGGTTGTGCAATGTATGAATTAGTAAAAGTTGGCCACGAAAATTTGGTTGGAGAAGTTATTAGAATTGACGGTGATAAGGCCACTATCCAAGTGTACGAAGAGACTGCAGGTGTGACAGTTGGTGATCCTGTGTTAAGAACTGGTAAACCTCTCTCTGTTGAATTAGGACCTGGTTTGATGGAGACTATCTATGATGGTATCCAAAGGCCGTTGAAGGCCATTAAGGACGTGTCACAATCAATTTACATTCCTAGAGGTATTGATGCGCCTGCATTGAGCAGAGAGATCAAATGGCACTTCACCCCAGCTAAGCTATCTGCTGGTGACCATATCACTGGTGGTGATATTTTTGGTTCGATAATGGAGAATTCTCTACTTGAAGACCATAAGATCCTCTTGCCACCCAGGGCTAGAGGTACAATTACCTGGATCGCTCCAGAAGGTGATTACACTGTTGATGAAAACATATTAGAAGTTGAATTTGATGGTGCTAAGTCTTCTTATTCTATGTATCATACGTGGCCAGTTCGTGTTCCAAGACCCGTGACTGAAAAATTAACTGCTGACCATCCACTATTGACAGGCCAAAGAGTTTTAGATGCTTTATTCCCATGTGTCCAGGGTGGTACTACATGTATTCCAGGGGCATTCGGTTGCGGTAAAACTGTGATTTCCCAATCCTTATCCAAGTATTCTAATTCAGATGCCATTATATACGTTGGTTGTTTTGCAAAGGGGACTGACGTTTTGATGTCAGATGGTGCTGTTAAGGCAATTGAGGATATCAATATTGGTGACTTTGTTATGGGAAAGGATGGCAACCCACGTGAAGTTACAGCGCTTCCAAGAGGCAGAGAAATGATGTACAGAGTGGGGGATGAAAATTCTGAATTTGAATTTGTTTGTAATGGTGCTCACAAGTTGGTTGTTGAGACTCCAAGATCAGTACGTGTTACAAGAAATGGTCCAAAACATACTGTTAACTATTTAGGAATGTGTTATGAACAGACCAAGGACGGTAGAGTGATCGAGTTGTGTAAGCAAATTTCAAAAGACTTTGAAACTGCAGAAGAATTCATGAGCTTTACTGCTGAAATGCCTAAGGACAAAATCCAGTGGACCATTGAGGCAAGAGATGTTCAACTTATCGAACCTGCTGTTCGTGAGCTTACCACACAAATCATTTCTCCAATTAATTATGAAGGAAGGAAATTAGTGGAATACTTATCAAATTTGAAGGTGGACAGTCCAGTTGAGCTTCCATTTATCGTCGCATACTTTTTAGGTTTATGGTTTAGTAATTCATCAGAAACCTTAACTGTTGGTGCGGAATTATTTTCCCGTATAAGTAAAAGCGCCCAGATGCTAGGGTTGGCTGCTGAGAGGAAATCTAATCAACTAGTTGATATCAATATCAAGAACTCTATACTTTCTGATGTTATTTCTGAATTTGGTTTTGAAAATGGAGCTACCAAACAGATTCCTGACTTTTTACGTACCGAGTTGGTTTTGGTTAGAGAATATTTCTTGGCGGGTATTGTTGACTGTTTAGGATCGATTGAAGATGTTGCAGAAGGTTACGTATTAAAAATTGACATACCAAAAACATCTTTGGGAACTGCTTTAATTCCTTTACTTCGTTCTTTAGGCTTGAATACACACTTGGCTGACAGCACATTGAATGTTTCAGGAAAAAGCTCATTGGAGTCTTTATTAAGCTTATCCGGCAATACAAACATCGCCAGGCCTTATAATGTTACGAGAGAATCTCAAAACTTCAAGTTTTTCTTGGAAGAACaaggtgaaaatgactacTATGGTATTACATTACCCGAGGATTCTGATCGCCAATTTTTATTGAGCAACCAAGTCTTAGTTCATAACTGTGGTGAACGTGGTAATGAAATGGCTGAAGTTTTAATGGAATTCCCTGAGCTATTCACTGAAGTGAACGGTAGAAAAGAACCTATTATGAAACGTACGACATTAGTCGCAAACACCTCCAATATGCCAGTCGCAGCCAGAGAAGCTTCAATCTACACGGGTATTACCCTAGCTGAATATTTCAGGGATCAGGGTAAGGATGTTTCTATGATTGCAGATTCCTCATCAAGATGGGCAGAAGCTTTAAGAGAAATCTCCGGTAGATTGGGTGAAATGCCTGCCGATCAAGGGTTCCCCGCATATTTGGGAGCGAAGTTAGCTTCATTCTATGAAAGAGCTGGCAAAGCGATCGCGTTAGGCTCTCCAAACCGTGTGGGCTCTGTTTCCATCGTTGCAGCAGTCTCACCAGCAGGTGGTGACTTTTCAGATCCAGTGACTACATCCACGTTGGGTATTACCCAGGTCTTTTGGGGTTTGGATAAGAAATTGGCTCAAAGGAAGCATTTTCCATCTATTAACACTTCTGTTTCATATTCCAAATATACCAATATTTTGAACAAGTATTACGATAACAACTATCCTGAATTCCCAACGTTGAGAAACCGCATTAAGGAGATATTGTCTAATTCAGAGGAGTTGGAGCAAGTCGTGCAATTAGTGGGGAAATCAGCCCTATCAGATAGTGATAAGATCGTTTTGGATGTCGCTAATTTAATTAAGGAGGATTTTCTTCAACAGAATGGATACTCTACCTATGATGCCTTCTGTCCGATCTGGAAGACCTATGATATGATGAAAGCCTTCGTATCATACTATGATGAAGCACAGAGGAGTATTTCCAACGGTGCTAATTGGGCAAAATTATCTGAAGCCACCACAGACGTTAAGCATGCTGTCTCCTCATCGAAGTTCCTTGAACCAAGCAGAGGTGAGAATGAAGTGCATTCTGAATTCGAAAAAATATTCTCTACAATTCAAGAAAGATTTGCAGAATCTACTGATTGA
- a CDS encoding HCL062Cp (Syntenic homolog of Ashbya gossypii ADR103C; Syntenic homolog of Saccharomyces cerevisiae YDL184C (RPL41A) and YDL133C-A (RPL41B)) gives MRAKWRKKRVRRLKRKRRKVRARSK, from the coding sequence ATGAGAGCCAAGTGGAGAAAGAAGAGAGTTAGAAGATTGAAGAGAAAGAGACGGAAGGTGAGAGCCAGATCCAAATAA
- the MRX19 gene encoding Mrx19p (Syntenic homolog of Ashbya gossypii ADR104C; Syntenic homolog of Saccharomyces cerevisiae YDL183C): MLSMFNAIRRLTASHTKVPPLNVVPERVFTLQDYLKDPLKIIVIPVTTEKCYFYFKHTKELLNTKSKFVRYEQKMIQKATNVWRNMEKSTNVVTIQIVAWVNLLLVRIAWIERSLTSFPSESYILKRVELVKKRTAEVMNLRKGDELQLSGQELKLMEEVVNPKPVHVYYPRSIVPENVVVSELNQLWQRGKKVHKKYFYLCLLGLPLTIPIAIVPLLPNIPGFYLAYRAYCNYKAYAGARHLESLMQGNGKQHVDFVDLKEYSEMLTDGGSTGYPAFDAPESMLLNNNLLDKLMDNLSIHEIRRDLTIAMKQEKRRLMESTQGKSTRKTRTRSRKKAKKAEETESQQDDR; the protein is encoded by the coding sequence ATGCTTTCAATGTTTAATGCAATAAGGCGGTTAACGGCTTCTCACACTAAGGTTCCGCCGCTGAATGTTGTTCCTGAGCGCGTGTTCACTCTTCAGGATTATCTTAAAGACCCACTCAAAATTATTGTAATTCCCGTAACTACAGAGAAGTGCTACTTCTACTTCAAGCATACTAAAGAGCTGCTGAATACCAAGAGTAAATTTGTAAGGTATGAGCAAAAAATGATACAGAAGGCGACCAATGTTTGGCGAAACATGGAAAAGTCAACTAATGTAGTCACAATACAGATTGTAGCGTGGGTCAATCTGTTGTTGGTTCGCATCGCATGGATAGAGCGATCATTGACTAGCTTTCCTTCGGAGTCATACATTTTGAAGCGCGTAGAGCTGGTGAAGAAACGGACCGCAGAAGTGATGAACTTGCGTAAAGGCGATGAACTGCAACTGAGTGGACAAGAGCTAAAACTGATGGAAGAGGTAGTTAACCCGAAACCTGTTCATGTCTACTATCCCCGTAGCATAGTTCCAGAGAATGTCGTGGTCTCAGAATTAAATCAGCTATGGCAGAGGGGCAAGAAGGTGCATAAGAAATACTTCTATCTCTGCCTATTGGGGTTGCCACTCACGATACCCATTGCAATTGTACCACTGCTTCCGAATATCCCAGGATTTTACTTAGCCTATCGTGCATACTGTAACTATAAGGCATACGCCGGTGCTAGACACTTGGAAAGTTTAATGCAAGGCAACGGAAAACAGCATGTAGATTTTGTTGATTTGAAGGAATATTCAGAAATGTTGACCGACGGAGGCTCCACAGGATACCCGGCTTTTGATGCTCCAGAATCTATGTTACTAAATAATAACTTACTCGACAAACTCATGGATAATTTGTCTATTCACGAAATAAGACGCGATCTTACGATTGCAATGAAACAAGAAAAGCGGAGATTAATGGAAAGTACGCAAGGAAAAAGTACTAGAAAGACCAGGACTAGATCTAGAAAGAAAGCTAAAAAGGCAGAGGAGACTGAATCCCAACAAGATGACAGATAG
- the SRF1 gene encoding phospholipase D regulator (Syntenic homolog of Ashbya gossypii ADR105W; Syntenic homolog of Saccharomyces cerevisiae YDL133W (SRF1)) — MAVEPSREDDEQHSLVTRSGSSDRRVQKKPSLTHSTGHVKHTGDGDGEVVRGMSLNAYSLKPTTVPPFALDAHFKRLKLKDSAMLSKDKVTSGTQRFKDPFLVSYDSQWNEFVNNIDAEGRHPKQRTKNSVSLHPQSGTSTSSTSSLSSISKMEKMRAITQQHHHHHHQQQQLSPNRSSSLSILTDLESNWGGEERLNAIFEAPILHDYEFKNQKDRNEWTKYISQLKHFYYGSIFKGSNSRNVSLESDDDDDDDDVGRLQAFMEKHKLEFRRKKQYWLQFEQRKKQQWGPSFRKLLLDNQYLPLSFRLIIIMLTCVALGLAVRIFENSHHRLQDRTTNVPQQPSTIMAIVVNTVAIVYLIYIAYDEFSGKPLGLRNPLGKMRLILLDLLFIIFSSANLSLAFNTLYDKTWVCAGDDDSSAMVPKIDYICRKQRALSAFLFLVLFMWVITFTISILRVVERVSSTSPR, encoded by the coding sequence ATGGCGGTGGAACCTTCGAGGGAAGATGATGAGCAGCATTCTTTAGTAACAAGGTCGGGCTCATCTGATCGCAGGGTGCAAAAAAAACCATCACTTACTCATAGTACAGGTCATGTAAAGCATACGGGCGATGGCGATGGCGAGGTTGTGAGGGGTATGAGTTTAAATGCGTACTCTTTGAAGCCCACGACGGTGCCGCCGTTTGCGCTTGACGCTCACTTCAAGAGATTGAAGTTGAAGGATTCAGCAATGCTCTCGAAGGATAAGGTGACATCCGGTACGCAACGGTTTAAGGACCCATTTCTAGTTTCTTATGATTCTCAATGGAACGAGTTTGttaataatattgatgCGGAAGGGAGACACCCTAAGCAAAGGACAAAAAACTCCGTTTCGCTGCACCCCCAGAGTGGTACTAGTACATCTTCTACGAGCAGCTTGTCTTCTATATCTAAAATGGAGAAGATGCGGGCTATTACACAACAACATCACCATCACCATcatcagcaacagcagcttAGCCCGAACAGGAGTTCAAGTCTAAGCATTCTCACTGATTTAGAGAGTAATTGGGGTGGTGAGGAACGTTTAAATGCTATATTCGAGGCCCCAATTCTACATGACTATGAATTTAAGAATCAAAAAGACAGAAATGAGTGGACAAAGTATATAAGCCAGTTGAAGCATTTCTACTACGGAAGCATATTCAAGGGCAGCAATTCCCGGAACGTTAGCCTTGAatctgatgatgatgatgatgatgatgatgttgGAAGACTTCAGGCTTTTATGGAAAAACATAAACTAGAATTTAGACGCAAGAAACAGTACTGGTTGCAGTTTGAACAGCGTAAAAAACAACAGTGGGGACCCAGTTTCCGCAAATTGTTGCTAGATAACCAATACTTACCGCTTTCATTTAGATTGATCATAATAATGCTTACATGCGTAGCGTTAGGTCTTGCTGTCAGAATATTTGAAAATTCACATCATCGGCTACAGGATAGGACAACCAATGTTCCTCAGCAACCTAGCACCATAATGGCGATCGTGGTAAATACAGTAGCCATTGTCTATTTGATCTACATTGCATATGACGAATTTTCTGGCAAACCGCTTGGTCTACGAAACCCATTAGGTAAAATGCGATTAATCCTTCTAGACCTTCTATTCATTATATTTTCCAGTGCCAATTTATCATTGGCTTTCAACACATTGTATGACAAGACATGGGTGTGTGCAGGAGACGATGATTCTTCAGCTATGGTCCCCAAGATTGATTACATCTGTCGAAAACAGCGCGCCTTATCGGCGTTTTTATTCTTGGTTCTTTTCATGTGGGTCATCACTTTCACAATTAGTATACTTCGGGTGGTGGAAAGGGTAAGTTCTACATCTCCCAGGTAG